CCCGCCCTTGTCGGCGGGGAAGCCGTAGCCGTTGAGGTACACCAGGTCGATGTCGTGGGCGTTTGCGGCGATCTTTTCTTCAAGAATCTTCGCGCCTTCGTTGACCAGCGCCAGCAGGCAGCGTTCGAGGATTTCCTCCGGGCCGATGCGACGACGGGCGTAGCCGAGGCGCTCGCTCTCGCGCTGTACCAGGGCGTCCACTTGCGGGTCGTGCTCGGCCTGGCGGCTGCCCGGCGCGTAGAGGTAGTAGCCCTTGCCGGACTTCTGGCCGAAGCGGCCGAGTTCGCACAGACGGTTGTCGACCTGCACCTGGGCCACGTCCTGGCCCTTGCCGGCCAGCTCGCGGGCGCGCCATTCCAGGTCAATGCCGACCACGTCGTACATGCGGAACGGGCCCATGGCGAAGCCGAAGCCCTGCAGGGCGCTGTCGACCTGGTGCGGGTAGGCGCCTTCGAGCAGCAGGCTGCGCGCCTCGAACACATAGGTATGCAGCATGCGGTTGCCGATGAAACCGTCGCAGTTGCCGGCCACCACGCTGACCTTGCCGATGCGCTGGCCGAGGCCCAGGGCGGCGTCGAGCACGGCCGGCGCGGTCTTGGCGCCGCGCACGATCTCCAGCAGCTTCATGATGTGCGCCGGGCTGAAGAAGTGCAGGCCGAGCACCTCCTGCGGGCGCGCGGTGACGGCGGCGATGGCGTCGATATCGAGCGCCGAGGTGTTGCTGGCGAGGATCGCACCCTGCTTCACGGTCTTGTCGAGGGTGCGGAAGATTTCCTGCTTGAGCTCGAGGTTCTCGTAAACCGCCTCGATCACCAGATCGACCCCGGCCAGCTCGGCGTAGTCGGCCACCGCCTGGATGCGCGCGCGGCGCAGGCTGGCCTCGCCGGTGCTGATGCGACCCTTGGCGACGTGCTGGGCCCAGGTGTCCTCGGCCATCTGCAGGCCGGCTGTGACCATCTGCGGGTTGTTGTCCAGCCACAGCACCGGGATGCCGGCGTTGGCCAGGCTGATGACGATGCCGCGGCCCATGGTGCCGGCACCGATCACGGCGGCCTGTTCGATCTTGTAGTTGTTGCTCATAGCCCTACCTCGGTCACGTAAAACACAACTGACGCACCTTAAGTACGGCTGTACTATTTGGGAAATTTTGACTTGTGATAAGCAGAATTCTCCTCGTGAATATATTGACCTTCGACCTCAAC
This DNA window, taken from Pseudomonas alcaligenes, encodes the following:
- a CDS encoding 3-hydroxyacyl-CoA dehydrogenase NAD-binding domain-containing protein, yielding MSNNYKIEQAAVIGAGTMGRGIVISLANAGIPVLWLDNNPQMVTAGLQMAEDTWAQHVAKGRISTGEASLRRARIQAVADYAELAGVDLVIEAVYENLELKQEIFRTLDKTVKQGAILASNTSALDIDAIAAVTARPQEVLGLHFFSPAHIMKLLEIVRGAKTAPAVLDAALGLGQRIGKVSVVAGNCDGFIGNRMLHTYVFEARSLLLEGAYPHQVDSALQGFGFAMGPFRMYDVVGIDLEWRARELAGKGQDVAQVQVDNRLCELGRFGQKSGKGYYLYAPGSRQAEHDPQVDALVQRESERLGYARRRIGPEEILERCLLALVNEGAKILEEKIAANAHDIDLVYLNGYGFPADKGGPMAWADAQGVAQIRQRLLQLAERFGAHWQPAGLIDHLVADGKKFADVQEGRA